One Desulfovibrio aminophilus genomic window carries:
- a CDS encoding flagellar basal body protein, producing the protein MNIDASSQALGAFSVAQQVTANNIANVNTEGFRSSRVDFETTAEGGVAVADVRRSSDPGPQISTTKLENDAGRTEAVPAYVQGSNTDIAHEMVSMGVNEAAFNANASAVRAWDQMTGNLLDMVV; encoded by the coding sequence ATGAACATCGATGCGAGCTCCCAGGCCCTTGGGGCCTTCAGCGTGGCCCAGCAGGTGACGGCGAACAACATCGCCAACGTGAACACCGAGGGTTTCCGTTCGAGCCGCGTGGACTTCGAAACCACCGCCGAGGGCGGCGTGGCCGTGGCCGACGTGCGCCGCAGCTCCGACCCCGGCCCCCAGATCTCCACCACCAAGCTCGAGAACGACGCCGGACGGACCGAGGCCGTGCCCGCCTACGTGCAGGGCAGCAACACGGACATCGCCCACGAGATGGTCTCCATGGGCGTGAACGAGGCGGCCTTCAACGCCAACGCCTCCGCTGTCCGGGCCTGGGACCAGATGACCGGAAACCTGCTGGACATGGTCGTCTGA